The Parabacteroides sp. AD58 genome includes a window with the following:
- the aroB gene encoding 3-dehydroquinate synthase, whose amino-acid sequence MAEQKVVICQDLKAELQAFLAGLDYDKLFVLTDTHTVEQCYPLVKDIPLLQDVPVITVEAGDTHKNLESLSSIWMRLSNEGATRHSVLLNLGGGMVTDMGGFAGATFKRGIRTINVPTTLMASVDAAVGGKTGINFNGLKNEIGSFYPPLCVFIDCEFLRTLDRANILSGYAEMIKHALISSMDVYLPVMLYDIDTMNYSYLNQLVAQSVAVKEDIVAKDPKEKGIRKALNFGHTIGHAYESLSFQQNKPLLHGHAVAAGLVSELYLSHKVCDFPKEKLSQVICYLKTYYPAFFFTCKDYDRLYELMTHDKKNEGGIINFTLLGQIGDVRINQHVGKDLILEAMDFYRESFGI is encoded by the coding sequence ATGGCTGAACAGAAAGTAGTGATTTGTCAGGATCTGAAAGCCGAGCTACAGGCTTTTCTGGCAGGTCTGGATTATGATAAGTTGTTTGTATTGACCGATACGCATACGGTGGAGCAGTGCTATCCTTTGGTAAAAGATATTCCTTTGCTGCAGGATGTTCCGGTTATAACGGTTGAAGCCGGAGATACACATAAGAATTTAGAATCATTGTCGTCTATCTGGATGCGGCTGTCGAATGAAGGCGCGACTCGTCATTCGGTATTGTTGAATTTGGGTGGAGGCATGGTTACGGATATGGGCGGTTTCGCCGGTGCTACTTTCAAGCGGGGCATTCGGACGATCAATGTACCGACAACATTGATGGCTTCTGTCGATGCCGCGGTTGGCGGTAAAACCGGTATTAACTTCAACGGATTGAAGAATGAGATCGGTTCGTTCTATCCGCCTTTATGTGTCTTTATCGACTGTGAATTTCTCCGCACGTTAGATCGTGCCAATATTCTTTCCGGTTATGCCGAGATGATCAAGCATGCACTGATCAGTTCGATGGACGTCTATTTGCCCGTCATGCTGTATGACATTGATACGATGAATTATTCCTATCTGAATCAGCTGGTGGCACAGTCGGTTGCCGTCAAAGAAGATATTGTGGCAAAGGATCCGAAAGAGAAAGGTATCCGAAAAGCCTTGAATTTCGGTCATACGATTGGTCATGCGTACGAAAGTCTGTCTTTCCAGCAAAACAAACCGTTGTTGCACGGACATGCAGTAGCAGCCGGTTTAGTCAGCGAATTATATTTATCACATAAAGTATGTGATTTCCCGAAAGAGAAACTGAGTCAGGTCATCTGCTACCTGAAAACGTATTATCCGGCCTTTTTCTTCACTTGCAAAGACTACGACCGCCTGTATGAATTGATGACACATGACAAGAAGAACGAAGGCGGCATCATCAACTTTACTTTGTTAGGACAAATAGGAGATGTGCGTATCAACCAGCACGTTGGAAAAGATCTGATCTTGGAGGCAATGGATTTTTATCGGGAAAGTTTTGGAATTTAG
- a CDS encoding helix-turn-helix domain-containing protein, with product MLSIDKIREMLSLGENKQVEFKKCTDQVSASVYETICSFLNAEGGYIFLGVNDDGAIIGINPKCAIDMTKSIINTLNNPEQFLPPMPINPEVIEIDGKLIIYINVPESEQVHRYKNRFYDRWGDADNDVSKQTYLVKNIFMRKEKESSENEVFPDVTINDMDEESLKIMRSHISIYNSNHPWLSMTNEEFLKSLFWGKQRETNKEGYKLAAILLFGKEQTILNCCPWHRTDAIYRSMSYERFLHPLPTDPDIRYNDRDMICVNLIQSYIRLLNFVQRNMPDKFRLADNGIDRLDLRVMIFREVISNTLLHREYISSYTNKFLIFRDRVITENWTKPFQTGDININDWRTRTKNPLITKVFREMKWAEELGSGQKNIRKYAPLYFENAEIEIHSGEEFIFSITYRDPKEFEFTEDIPTSRDQVGTKSGPSQDQVGTKLTLSQREIQTILEACISEKSLIEIITLLHFSNRTKFRNKYINPLIAEGLLAMTVPDKPNSRLQKYYTTEKGKSLLNR from the coding sequence ATGCTATCAATAGATAAAATCAGGGAAATGCTTTCTCTTGGAGAGAATAAACAAGTCGAATTTAAGAAATGTACGGATCAAGTTTCAGCTTCCGTATATGAAACGATCTGTTCATTTTTAAATGCAGAAGGTGGATATATTTTCTTAGGTGTGAATGATGATGGTGCAATTATTGGAATAAATCCCAAATGCGCCATTGATATGACCAAAAGTATTATTAATACATTAAATAATCCAGAACAGTTTTTGCCACCAATGCCAATCAATCCGGAAGTAATTGAGATAGACGGAAAGTTGATCATATATATAAATGTGCCTGAGAGCGAACAAGTACATAGGTATAAGAACCGTTTTTACGACCGTTGGGGTGATGCTGACAATGATGTGTCAAAGCAGACTTATTTAGTTAAGAATATATTCATGCGAAAAGAAAAGGAATCTTCAGAGAACGAAGTATTTCCCGATGTAACTATAAATGATATGGACGAAGAATCGCTCAAGATTATGCGCAGCCACATTTCCATCTATAACTCTAATCATCCGTGGCTGAGCATGACTAATGAAGAATTCCTAAAAAGTCTGTTTTGGGGTAAACAACGGGAAACAAACAAAGAAGGATATAAATTAGCAGCCATTCTTTTATTTGGTAAAGAACAGACTATTCTGAATTGTTGTCCGTGGCATCGTACAGATGCCATTTACCGTAGCATGTCTTACGAACGTTTCTTACATCCACTTCCGACTGACCCTGATATTCGTTACAATGATCGGGATATGATATGCGTCAATCTGATTCAGTCATATATCCGTTTGCTTAATTTTGTGCAGCGCAATATGCCAGATAAATTCCGTTTAGCGGATAATGGTATAGACCGTTTGGATTTGCGGGTAATGATATTCAGAGAAGTAATATCGAATACACTTTTGCACCGTGAGTATATCAGTTCATATACTAATAAATTTCTCATATTCCGTGACCGGGTAATAACGGAGAATTGGACAAAACCTTTCCAAACAGGGGATATAAATATAAATGACTGGCGTACCCGTACAAAGAATCCGCTAATTACGAAGGTATTCCGTGAAATGAAATGGGCTGAAGAGCTGGGTTCTGGACAGAAAAATATTCGGAAATATGCTCCGTTATACTTTGAAAACGCTGAGATAGAAATTCATAGTGGAGAAGAGTTTATCTTTTCCATTACCTATCGTGATCCTAAAGAGTTTGAATTTACAGAAGATATACCAACAAGTCGGGACCAAGTCGGGACCAAGTCGGGACCAAGTCAGGACCAAGTCGGCACAAAGTTGACACTAAGTCAGAGAGAAATACAAACAATTCTTGAAGCTTGTATATCTGAAAAGTCACTAATAGAAATTATTACTTTGCTACACTTTAGTAATCGGACTAAATTTAGGAATAAATATATAAACCCTTTGATTGCAGAAGGATTACTAGCAATGACTGTTCCTGACAAACCTAACAGCCGGTTGCAGAAATATTATACCACGGAGAAAGGAAAATCTTTACTAAACAGATAG
- a CDS encoding outer membrane beta-barrel family protein produces MTMISKQIGMIMSLMACTCLPLMAQEVKGKVVDEAKQPVEAATVIMQTPDSTFIDAVITDSLGCFVFKEEPTCYRLIFQHLLFKTFEKENCGPDAGIITLKGQDYALNEVVVTGERPLVKADKGTLVYDAQVLSERTTASNAYESLLRLPGVMELNDELSLTGTKDMNILINGKPSSMNQDQLITLLKSTPVSQVKKIEVMYNAPAKYRIRGAAINIVLDNGKSADPFWKGEVSGNYQQFVHANGEGNINLSYTGKKLSADINYAAGYRHKDSGMGTDSHHTLHDKVYSIQQVNETEAKHWLHNVRFGLDYQLSEGNSLHTAYTGSFQTKGNTTTRSKGNYSDSESFRTSQEQMHNVNLDYTAAFGLNVGLDYTHFNSPSTQDFTNYQNTGEQHFLVEERQTIDRWNVYAGQNHDLPQGWGLNYGINFTFAREKSGQLYQLDAGTDLPVTNTDTHMQEETYNFYAGTEKSFNNQLSISLSLAGEYYRLMDYQQWAVYPTFQLSYQPSSEHIFQLGFSSDKAYPNYWELQDITSYINGYMKLKGNPYLRPSTDYTASLTYIFKGKYIANVYYSHVKDFFSQLPYQSPDELALVYQSINLDYEQNAGLSLIIPFSVGTWWTAQCMFDGSYNQDVCDKYYNISLNRSNWRGIVQMNNTFRLSSRPNLQLEYNLLYVSPTLQGIYDVSSVWKMDLGLKWTFANDKAELKIQGNDLFNTFVPDGKIDYKGQKLNMDILNINRNLSISFTYKFNGYKEKKHKKVDTSRFGY; encoded by the coding sequence ATGACAATGATTAGTAAACAAATAGGAATGATCATGAGCCTGATGGCTTGTACCTGTTTGCCGCTTATGGCTCAGGAAGTAAAAGGGAAAGTCGTAGATGAAGCCAAACAGCCTGTCGAGGCAGCGACCGTTATCATGCAAACGCCCGATTCGACTTTTATCGATGCCGTCATTACCGATTCCTTGGGCTGTTTCGTCTTCAAAGAAGAACCAACCTGTTATCGACTGATTTTTCAACACCTCCTGTTCAAAACCTTCGAGAAGGAAAACTGCGGACCGGATGCCGGTATCATTACACTGAAAGGACAAGATTATGCATTGAACGAAGTGGTAGTAACCGGCGAACGTCCTTTGGTTAAGGCAGATAAAGGGACGTTAGTCTATGATGCACAAGTCTTGTCCGAACGGACAACAGCCAGCAATGCCTACGAATCTCTGTTACGTTTGCCCGGCGTCATGGAACTGAACGACGAACTGTCATTAACCGGCACAAAAGATATGAACATACTTATTAACGGAAAACCTTCATCTATGAACCAGGACCAGTTGATAACGCTGTTGAAAAGCACGCCGGTTTCACAAGTCAAGAAAATAGAAGTCATGTACAACGCGCCGGCCAAATACCGGATTAGAGGCGCAGCCATCAACATCGTATTGGACAACGGGAAATCAGCTGATCCGTTTTGGAAAGGCGAAGTGAGCGGAAACTACCAACAGTTCGTTCATGCCAACGGCGAAGGCAATATAAATCTCTCGTACACTGGGAAAAAATTATCAGCTGATATCAACTATGCTGCCGGATACAGGCACAAAGACTCCGGCATGGGAACCGATTCGCATCATACCCTGCACGACAAGGTTTATTCGATCCAGCAGGTGAATGAAACGGAAGCTAAACACTGGCTGCACAATGTCCGCTTCGGACTGGATTATCAGCTGTCGGAAGGAAACAGTCTGCATACGGCTTATACGGGTTCATTTCAGACAAAAGGCAATACCACAACACGATCGAAAGGTAATTATTCGGATTCAGAGAGTTTCCGGACATCCCAGGAACAGATGCACAATGTAAACTTAGATTATACCGCGGCTTTCGGCTTGAATGTAGGGCTGGATTATACCCATTTCAACAGTCCGTCAACGCAGGATTTTACCAATTATCAGAATACCGGGGAACAACATTTCTTAGTAGAAGAAAGACAGACTATCGACCGCTGGAATGTCTATGCCGGACAAAACCATGATTTGCCTCAAGGCTGGGGACTTAATTATGGCATTAATTTCACCTTCGCCCGAGAAAAAAGCGGACAATTATATCAGTTGGATGCGGGAACTGACTTACCGGTTACGAACACAGATACTCACATGCAGGAAGAAACCTATAATTTCTATGCAGGAACGGAGAAGTCATTCAACAATCAGTTATCCATATCTTTATCGCTTGCCGGAGAATATTATCGGCTGATGGATTATCAACAGTGGGCGGTTTACCCGACTTTTCAACTGAGTTATCAACCGAGTTCTGAACATATCTTTCAACTAGGCTTTTCTTCGGATAAGGCATATCCGAACTATTGGGAACTGCAGGATATCACCAGTTACATCAATGGATATATGAAGCTGAAAGGAAATCCGTACCTGCGTCCTTCAACCGATTACACGGCTTCACTGACTTATATCTTCAAAGGGAAATATATTGCCAACGTTTATTATTCGCATGTAAAAGATTTCTTCTCGCAGTTGCCTTACCAAAGTCCGGATGAACTGGCATTGGTTTACCAGTCCATTAATCTGGATTATGAACAGAATGCAGGTTTGTCGCTGATCATTCCTTTTTCGGTTGGCACATGGTGGACAGCCCAATGTATGTTCGACGGTTCATACAACCAGGATGTCTGCGACAAGTATTACAATATCTCCCTGAACCGGAGCAACTGGAGAGGCATTGTACAGATGAACAACACATTCCGCCTTTCTTCCCGACCGAATCTCCAGCTGGAATATAACCTACTGTACGTTAGTCCGACGTTACAGGGTATCTACGACGTAAGTTCTGTCTGGAAAATGGATCTGGGATTGAAATGGACTTTCGCCAACGACAAGGCTGAATTGAAGATCCAAGGTAACGATTTATTCAACACCTTTGTTCCGGATGGCAAGATTGACTACAAAGGACAAAAGCTCAACATGGATATTCTGAACATCAACCGGAATTTATCCATCTCCTTTACGTATAAGTTCAATGGATATAAAGAAAAGAAACATAAGAAAGTCGATACGTCGAGATTTGGGTATTAA
- a CDS encoding sensor histidine kinase — MPQKYIKILTFLGLIAIVAVQSLWLVNAYQLIDGKIRQACSRLFPKSVLDEVADRLNQVSDSEDAELTIHLEETANIEEASGPELISRLIVAFNHYADSVYQSAFSTSALDSIFTEALAGEGIYVQVHSQVLDSVRLVNTSSSLLSFKHIETQPVFLDEGKTTLVQARIVNPYWAICRQMGISLIATIVLIVLVVVCLLYQVKIILRQNKIARLRQDFTYAMIHNMKTPINTITMAGHTLESGVLDNKPELKRQYFSILNEESGHLLQLSERILTIAKLEQSNLKLTLAPVRIYPLLDELVCKYKVKAKKVVDFRIDCPEMLEVMADEEYLKEAVSNLIDNSLKYSDDEVQIRLSAYTENGYVVIKVWDNGWGISRQQQKHIFEKFQQGGLEEKKDKRIAGFGLGLNYVYKVITAMDGSVHVDSVEGKYSEFVLVLPVKA; from the coding sequence ATGCCTCAGAAGTACATTAAAATATTGACCTTTTTAGGACTGATTGCCATTGTGGCCGTACAAAGCTTGTGGCTGGTGAATGCGTATCAGCTGATTGACGGGAAAATCCGGCAGGCTTGTTCTCGTTTATTTCCCAAATCGGTATTAGATGAGGTGGCCGATCGCCTGAATCAAGTTTCTGATTCGGAGGATGCGGAGCTTACGATCCACTTGGAGGAAACTGCTAATATCGAGGAAGCCAGCGGACCGGAACTTATCAGCCGACTGATTGTCGCCTTTAATCATTATGCTGATTCGGTTTATCAATCTGCTTTTTCTACTTCGGCGCTGGATTCTATCTTTACGGAAGCACTAGCCGGAGAAGGCATTTATGTTCAGGTACACAGTCAGGTGCTCGATTCAGTCCGTTTGGTGAATACTTCTTCCTCGCTTTTGTCTTTCAAGCATATCGAAACGCAGCCGGTTTTTTTGGATGAAGGAAAAACAACGCTGGTCCAGGCCCGTATCGTTAATCCGTATTGGGCAATATGCCGGCAGATGGGAATTTCGCTGATCGCAACGATTGTCCTGATTGTTCTGGTGGTAGTTTGTCTTTTATATCAGGTGAAAATCATTTTACGCCAGAATAAGATTGCCCGTCTGCGACAGGACTTTACCTATGCCATGATTCATAATATGAAGACGCCAATCAATACGATCACGATGGCCGGTCATACGTTGGAAAGCGGCGTGTTGGACAATAAACCCGAACTGAAGCGGCAGTATTTCTCGATCCTCAACGAAGAGAGCGGGCATTTGTTGCAGCTTTCGGAACGGATTCTGACCATTGCAAAACTGGAGCAGTCGAATCTGAAACTGACTTTGGCTCCTGTTCGTATCTATCCACTTTTAGATGAGCTAGTTTGTAAATACAAAGTAAAGGCAAAGAAAGTAGTTGATTTCCGGATCGACTGCCCGGAGATGTTGGAAGTGATGGCCGATGAGGAATATCTGAAGGAGGCTGTCAGCAATTTGATCGACAATTCGCTGAAGTATTCCGACGACGAAGTGCAGATCCGCTTGTCGGCATATACAGAAAACGGCTATGTGGTGATCAAGGTCTGGGACAACGGTTGGGGAATCTCGAGACAACAGCAGAAACACATCTTCGAGAAATTCCAGCAAGGCGGTCTGGAAGAGAAGAAAGACAAGCGGATAGCCGGTTTCGGTTTAGGCTTGAATTACGTATATAAGGTCATTACGGCAATGGATGGTTCCGTACATGTCGACAGTGTAGAAGGAAAATACAGCGAGTTTGTACTGGTCTTGCCGGTTAAAGCATAG
- a CDS encoding response regulator transcription factor yields MVRVLLVEDDKNFSFIIQNSLEQMIGGYEVVTASNGKEGLEKLAQESFDVVVSDIEMPVMDGITMVQQIRQRSSAVAIIFVTGRTQAKDVIQGYHSGADLYLKKPFLPEELDAHIQALIKLKQASASARPAAKEAEEAVYTISSYRFYPEQNKLCHADEQQSLTHKEAQILEILCREKGRVVSRDEILSSVWGTADFYSSRSLDVFLTKLRKYLSQDTRIQIKVLKGVGVCLVDSIC; encoded by the coding sequence ATGGTTCGGGTATTATTAGTTGAAGACGATAAGAATTTCAGTTTCATTATCCAGAACAGTCTGGAACAGATGATTGGCGGCTATGAAGTTGTCACGGCTTCAAACGGGAAAGAAGGCTTGGAAAAGTTAGCTCAGGAATCTTTTGATGTGGTGGTTTCAGACATAGAGATGCCTGTCATGGACGGAATTACGATGGTGCAGCAGATCCGGCAGCGGTCTTCAGCGGTGGCGATTATCTTCGTTACCGGCCGGACTCAGGCCAAAGACGTGATTCAGGGTTATCATTCGGGAGCCGATTTATACCTCAAGAAACCTTTTCTCCCGGAAGAACTGGATGCCCATATCCAGGCGTTGATCAAGCTGAAACAGGCTTCGGCTTCTGCCCGGCCGGCAGCAAAAGAGGCAGAAGAAGCCGTTTATACCATCAGTTCTTATCGTTTTTATCCAGAGCAAAACAAATTGTGTCACGCGGATGAACAGCAGTCACTGACGCATAAGGAAGCCCAGATCCTGGAAATTCTCTGCCGGGAAAAAGGACGGGTCGTTAGTCGCGATGAAATTCTTTCGTCCGTCTGGGGCACAGCCGATTTTTATTCTTCCCGCAGCCTGGACGTTTTCCTGACCAAACTGAGAAAATATCTTTCGCAAGATACGCGAATCCAGATCAAAGTACTTAAGGGTGTTGGCGTTTGTCTGGTGGATTCTATCTGCTGA